One genomic region from Flagellimonas oceani encodes:
- a CDS encoding Lrp/AsnC family transcriptional regulator has translation MKIDDLNWQILNHLQQNARESFANIGRKVGLTPPAVAERVKKMEDLGIIESYGANVSYHQMGYQLKAIIMLRAFMGKLKPFLEKVKTFQEVVNCYRITGNENIIMEVVLRDQSHLEKFIDELIVYGECRTHIVLSNVVANSPIKKSKTVK, from the coding sequence ATGAAGATAGATGACTTGAATTGGCAAATATTGAATCATTTGCAGCAAAATGCGAGGGAATCTTTTGCCAATATTGGAAGAAAGGTTGGGCTAACCCCGCCCGCCGTTGCGGAGCGTGTAAAAAAGATGGAAGACCTCGGAATCATTGAAAGTTATGGGGCCAATGTATCCTATCATCAGATGGGCTATCAGTTAAAGGCCATTATTATGTTGCGTGCCTTTATGGGGAAGCTGAAGCCTTTTTTGGAGAAGGTAAAAACCTTTCAGGAGGTGGTGAACTGTTATCGAATTACGGGCAATGAGAACATTATTATGGAGGTGGTGCTTAGGGATCAGTCCCATTTGGAGAAGTTTATCGATGAGCTCATTGTGTATGGTGAATGTAGAACGCATATCGTACTTTCCAATGTTGTGGCCAATTCTCCCATCAAAAAAAGTAAAACAGTTAAGTAG
- a CDS encoding alpha/beta hydrolase: protein MKKTHLLSLLTFFCAMSGFSQQLVLKKGEIIENLSINDSIQNTYSMYIPKAFTMDKKWPLMVVLDTQGNADKALSMFMLAAENEGYVLAAPKLLDSVSLTKNMVVVSQTIQKVTSLLTIHGDRIYAAGRGPGGQFASLVPILITGVNGAMSIGASLANSQLINTKNPFHFVGIVNKENFNYPYMLMDTKLLNRYKFPNQVLLYDGNGEWPGASYLEKGMQLFTLDAMGRKWIPKDTAYIENAYREDLEKVNQLKEIGDLLWAEQYMTEMMSMYGPFKNTDSLRLEQRDLRRDKEFRVMQRAENAAFLQESILKEDYQYYLDDDMYTHNFNNLGWWNYQMGEIGKFMASPKPFERQMGHRLKGYVNALAEDSVTLVLAEEVVDEDALAFLYMLKTILEPENTEYYFKIISLSAKNDDFGTSLFYLEELLKKGFKDKEKLYSLEHTALFRITPEFNEMVSKYLDDARYDIKLDENRP from the coding sequence ATGAAAAAAACACATTTGCTATCGCTTCTGACCTTTTTTTGTGCAATGTCGGGCTTCTCACAACAATTGGTCCTGAAAAAAGGGGAGATTATTGAGAATCTTTCAATCAACGATTCCATCCAGAACACGTATTCTATGTATATCCCCAAAGCATTTACAATGGACAAAAAATGGCCCTTGATGGTAGTTTTGGATACGCAGGGGAATGCGGACAAGGCGCTTTCCATGTTTATGCTCGCCGCAGAAAATGAAGGTTATGTGCTGGCCGCTCCAAAATTGTTGGATAGTGTTTCCTTGACAAAAAATATGGTCGTTGTTAGCCAAACAATTCAGAAAGTCACTAGTTTGTTGACCATACATGGCGATAGGATTTATGCGGCCGGGAGGGGGCCTGGAGGTCAGTTTGCCAGTTTGGTGCCCATTTTGATCACGGGTGTCAACGGGGCCATGTCCATAGGGGCTTCTTTGGCAAACAGTCAACTGATCAATACCAAGAACCCTTTTCACTTTGTGGGGATTGTCAACAAGGAAAATTTTAATTATCCATATATGTTAATGGATACCAAGTTGCTGAACAGGTACAAGTTTCCAAATCAGGTGTTGTTGTACGATGGCAACGGCGAGTGGCCGGGGGCTTCCTATCTGGAAAAAGGCATGCAACTGTTCACTTTGGATGCGATGGGCAGAAAATGGATACCTAAGGATACGGCATATATTGAAAACGCCTACCGAGAGGATCTGGAAAAAGTAAATCAATTAAAAGAAATTGGTGATTTGTTATGGGCCGAACAGTACATGACCGAGATGATGTCCATGTACGGACCCTTTAAAAACACCGATTCCCTTAGGTTGGAACAACGGGATTTAAGGCGCGACAAAGAGTTTAGGGTTATGCAAAGAGCGGAGAATGCAGCCTTTTTACAGGAATCCATCTTAAAGGAAGATTACCAGTATTACTTGGATGACGATATGTACACGCATAACTTTAATAATTTGGGGTGGTGGAACTATCAAATGGGGGAGATAGGCAAGTTTATGGCCAGTCCAAAGCCTTTTGAGAGGCAAATGGGACATCGATTAAAGGGTTATGTGAATGCGTTGGCAGAAGATAGTGTGACACTTGTATTGGCAGAGGAAGTGGTGGACGAGGACGCGCTAGCCTTTTTGTATATGCTAAAGACCATTTTGGAACCCGAGAATACGGAATATTATTTCAAAATTATCTCGTTGAGTGCCAAAAACGATGATTTTGGAACCTCGCTCTTCTATTTGGAAGAACTTTTGAAAAAAGGATTTAAGGATAAGGAAAAACTCTACAGTCTTGAGCACACAGCATTGTTCCGTATAACTCCCGAGTTCAACGAAATGGTTTCAAAATATTTGGACGATGCACGTTACGACATCAAACTTGATGAAAATAGACCGTAG
- a CDS encoding outer membrane beta-barrel protein → MKTIINTNFGKILAIAIISMVTFSASAQEEETTPKFSFSGTVDAYYRANITAPNDEEAIAPGSSFAQLPGFSLGMANLIAAYEGEKVGFVADLVFGPRGTDAIFESPMYSATGDIINQLYVYWNVSDAVTLTFGNFNTFLGYEVISPAANFNYSTSYLFSYGPFSHTGLKADFDLGNEWSAMVAVMNPTDLTEFNPTGDYAVGAQLGYSGQFLNFLYSQGGFEVDYTGGFDLSDEFFLGINAAYFDNSDVEVDFAGVALYPQYAISDTFSLGLRGEYFTETDLGAIDQTDSLTGDLDVFAVTLTGSATIGNLILKPEVRLDSASEDAFIDNDLAPTGSLASVLFAAIYSF, encoded by the coding sequence ATGAAAACGATTATAAATACAAATTTCGGAAAAATTTTGGCTATCGCCATTATTTCAATGGTAACATTTTCAGCCTCTGCACAAGAGGAAGAGACAACTCCAAAGTTCAGCTTTAGTGGTACTGTTGACGCTTATTACAGAGCGAATATCACTGCTCCAAATGATGAGGAAGCCATTGCTCCAGGGTCATCTTTTGCACAATTACCCGGTTTCTCTTTGGGCATGGCCAACCTTATAGCCGCTTATGAAGGTGAAAAGGTAGGTTTTGTGGCCGATTTGGTATTTGGCCCACGGGGTACCGATGCTATTTTTGAATCTCCCATGTATTCAGCAACGGGAGATATTATAAATCAATTATATGTGTATTGGAATGTAAGTGATGCCGTAACCCTTACTTTTGGTAACTTCAACACTTTCTTGGGCTATGAAGTAATATCTCCGGCAGCTAACTTTAACTACAGTACATCTTACCTATTCTCTTATGGGCCATTTAGCCACACAGGTTTAAAGGCTGATTTTGATTTGGGCAACGAATGGTCCGCCATGGTTGCTGTGATGAACCCAACCGATTTGACCGAGTTCAACCCAACCGGCGATTACGCTGTTGGTGCCCAATTAGGTTACTCTGGCCAATTTTTGAACTTCTTGTACAGCCAAGGTGGTTTTGAAGTCGACTATACCGGTGGTTTTGACCTTTCAGATGAGTTCTTTTTGGGTATTAATGCAGCTTATTTTGACAACAGCGACGTAGAAGTAGATTTTGCAGGTGTGGCACTTTATCCCCAATATGCAATTTCAGACACTTTCAGCTTGGGGTTACGAGGTGAGTATTTTACCGAAACGGATTTGGGCGCTATAGACCAAACAGATTCACTGACAGGGGATTTAGATGTATTTGCCGTTACTTTAACGGGAAGTGCCACTATTGGAAACTTGATTCTTAAGCCAGAAGTTAGATTGGACAGCGCCTCTGAAGATGCGTTTATCGATAACGATTTAGCACCAACAGGAAGTTTGGCTTCTGTATTGTTCGCTGCGATTTACTCCTTCTAA
- a CDS encoding DUF1684 domain-containing protein, with amino-acid sequence MKYALLLSVVFLMACGRGKKYHDEEKSVTPKSDLVADILEYQKEQNESFKDPDSSPLPDKYRKDFEGLDFFEPDTTYIVKARFVRTPDAEPFLMPSTTDRQTREVVYGIAHFSLNGEEHQLEVYQSLDLMDDEEYEDYLFLPFLDNTNGEETYGGGRYIDLKIPEGDTLVIDFNKAYNPYCVYNKKYSCPLVPRQNYLRTKVRAGVKNFNKD; translated from the coding sequence ATGAAATATGCACTATTACTATCGGTAGTTTTTTTGATGGCCTGCGGACGGGGTAAAAAATACCACGACGAAGAGAAGTCCGTAACCCCAAAATCAGATTTGGTAGCGGATATTCTCGAATATCAAAAGGAGCAGAACGAGAGTTTCAAGGACCCGGATTCATCCCCCTTGCCCGATAAATACCGCAAAGATTTTGAAGGACTCGATTTTTTTGAGCCCGATACCACTTATATAGTGAAGGCCCGCTTTGTTCGCACTCCCGATGCGGAACCCTTTCTAATGCCCAGCACCACGGATAGACAAACACGGGAAGTTGTATATGGAATCGCACATTTTAGCTTAAATGGTGAAGAGCATCAATTGGAAGTATACCAAAGTTTGGATTTGATGGATGATGAGGAATACGAAGATTATCTGTTTTTGCCTTTTTTGGATAATACCAATGGGGAAGAGACGTATGGAGGAGGGAGGTATATTGATTTGAAGATTCCCGAAGGCGATACGCTGGTGATCGACTTTAACAAGGCATACAATCCTTACTGCGTGTATAACAAAAAGTACTCCTGCCCTCTAGTGCCAAGGCAAAATTATTTGAGAACTAAAGTGAGAGCAGGAGTGAAAAATTTTAACAAGGACTAA